The DNA sequence CCGCGAAAGGCACGCCGGCTGATGAAACAGCTCGGGCGGGCGATCAGAGCCGGACTGGTGCTTGCCTGTCATGACCTTTCTGAGGGAGGGCTGGGAGTGGCGGTGCTGGAAATGGCATTTGCCGGCGGACTGGGGGCAAGACTGGATCTGCGCCGGGTTCCGGGTGCTCAACAGTTTGAGCGTGATGACTTCCTGCTGTTCAGCGAGTCCAACAGCCGGTTTCTTTGTGAGGTGCCGCTCGAAGCCCGTCACCATTTTGAACGGCTGATGCAGGGGTTGCCGGTGAGAGCGATCGGGCAGACCACGAGCGAGTTGCAGGTAGTGATCCGGGGGTTGCAGGCAACGGAAGTTCTCCGTCTGGCAGTTGCCGATGCCGAAAGGGTCTGGCGTCAGGCGCTGACCGCCCGGCTGTGAGTTTATTCCTGGTCTTCGGTAATATAAGGGTCGATAGGTGACTTGGTCATCAGTCGCATCAATTCATCATTAAAGCGCTGGGCGGGATAATATCCGAATACCTTCAGGATGTGGTTTTTGGCAATCACTTCGTGCACCAGTGCAAGGTTCTTGCCCGGAACTACGGGAATGGTGACCAGGGGAATTTTTACGCCGAGAATTTCGGAAAACTGCTCCTCAATTCCCGCCCGTTCACATTCAACACCGGTCTTCCAGTGTACAAGCCGGACTTCAACCTCAATCCTTTTCTGGACCCGGATGGCGCGGACACCATAGAGACTGTAGACATCAACGATGCCGACCCCCCGGACTTCAATATGATGAGCCAGCGCCGGTGATTTGGCAGCGGAGTAGCCCATCAGGATGCCGTTCCCGCGTCGGAGGACGCGCACCAGGTCATCGGCAATCAGCCGGTGTCCCCGGTCCACCAGGTCAAGGGCACATTCACTCTTGCCGATTCCTGATTCACCGGTGATCAACAGCCCGACACCAAAGACATCCACCAGATCGCCGTGGATATAGGTCTCGGGAGCAAGCCGGTAGTCGAGAAATGAGGTCAGGAGGTGAATAAATGGTGTTGTGTCCAGTGGGGTGCGCAGGACCGGAACCGCCAGCCGGTCGGCTTCGCTGAGCCAGATCGGATTTAAATCCAGCCCCTTGGTAACAATTACTGCGGCAGGATTAAGCTCCAGCAGGGTCCGGACCGACTTCGTGTATTCAGCCGGGGTCAGGGTATTAAGAAATGACAGTTCGGTACTGCCGACGATCTGAATCCGTTCCGAGAGGAATACACCGGTGAAACGGGCAAGTGCCAGCCCCGGACGGTTGATGTCCGAGGTTACAATATAATGACTTTCCAGTCCACTGGCGCCGCCGAGCAGTTCCAGGCGCCATTCTTCCTTTTTTTCCCGGAACAGTGTCCCGACGGTTATCGTTTTCGGGGGAGGAAGGCCGGATTCTTCAGCGTTCATATCTGCTGCCATTATCCGCCTGTTTTTTCCCGGCCGGCACGACGGCGCCGGGTGCGGATTTTTTCCAGATGCCGCTCCAGCTGCACTGTGAGCTTGTCGGTCAGATCGTTGACTGCCTCATAGAGGTCCTTGCCTTGGCCCCTGGCGGTCACGATAAAATGACCGGAATGAAATTTTCCCTCGGCAATTTCAAATGCCCGGTCCCGGAAGAGGATAATTTCCCCTTCCAGTACCTGATGGTCATAGCGGGCAATTTTACTCATTTTTTTCTCAATATAATTCCGGAGATAGGGGGTGACTTCCAGATGACGGGCGGTAATGGTGATCTGCATTTAACCTCCTTTTCACCACAAAAATCTTACCGGAATAATGTCTTAAGTCAAGCAGTCACTTGCGGTAAGATTTGAATTATAACTCTTTTCTTCCTTCCAGAGCCCGGCCGAGTGTTTCCCGGTCTGCCAGTTCCAGTTCACTGCCCACCGGCAGACCCCGGGCGATTCTGGTTACCCGGATGCCAAACGGTTTGAGCTGCCGGGCAAGGTAGATTGCCGACGCTTCACCTTCGACGGTCGGGTTGGTGGCGAGGATTACCTCGCTAATCTTCCCGTTTTCAATCCGGGCAAGCAGTTCCCGGATGTGGAGATTTTCCGGTCCGATCCGGTCCAGTGGTGCCAGTGCACCACCGAGGACATGGTAGATGCCGTGAAACTGCCCGGTCTGTTCCAGTGCCAGCACATCTGCCGGTTCCTCAACTACGCAGACCAGGGAGTGGTCCCGTTTCGGATCAGAGCAGATGGTGCAGATTTCCTTTTCCGTCAGATTGAAGCACACCGGGCAGAGGTGAATTTTCTCCAGTGCCTGGTTCAGTGCGGTGGAGAGTTGCCGGGCAAGTTCCGGGTTTTTCAGCAGGTGGAAGGCAAGCCGCTGAGCCGACTTTTTTCCGATGCCCGGCAGACTGCTCAAGGCGGCAAGCAGTGATTCAAACACGCTGTTCATGGTTCCTCTTCCGCATCACCGAACAGCTCCCGGACCTTGCGGTTAACCCAGTCCGGCGGTAACTGTTCGTGGATCAGAGTGGTCTCGATAACTGCCGGGCTGCCGGTCAGGGTGCTCAGAGTGGTTTCAATCAGTGCCCGGCTGCTCTTCAGCAGATGAATATTACCGCGATGTTCAAGATACAGTCCGATGGTCAGTTTTCTGCCATCCCAGTTCAGCGGTTTGGCAAACTGAAGAATCGGAAACAGTCCCGGGCGTTGCTGGGCGATACTTTCGAGCATGGCGGTCCAGAGCTGATCCAGTGGTTTGTTCCCCACCGGCGGAGCTGAGGGCGGAGGGTCTCCGGCTGATTCGGGTTGAGGTGGGGGTTTTTCTACCGGCGGCGCCAGGTCAGCAGAGCGGTTTGACTTTACTTTTTTTCCCGCGGGCGGGTCAGAGGTTGATGAGGTAGGTGCCGGGTTGCCGGCAGAACCGAGCTCCAGCAGCTTCAACGAAACGATCTCCAAAAGGATTTTCGGGAGGAGCGATTCCCGAGCCTGTTTTTCGGACATGCTCAGGGTATTGATGATGTTGACAATGCGGGCGAGGTCAAATTTTTCTGCCTGCTGCTGGAGCCGGTTGATCTCCTCGGGCAGAAACCCTTCAGCGAGGGTTCCCCCCAATTTCAGCAGGAGCAGGTTGCGGAAATGATTTACCGTTCCGGTGAAAAATTCCACCAGGTCATAGCCGGCGGTGAACAGCTGTTCGGTGAAGTCAAGCATCGCCTTGGGGTCGCGGGTGCTGAGCAGGTCAGCGTACTGATAGAACAGATCTGCAGGCACAAGCCCCAGCAGTTCTTCGACATGAACGAGTTCGATCCCTTCCGGACTATAAGTGGCAAGCATGTCCAGAAGCCCTTCAGCATCACGGATCGCACCATCTGCCCTTCGGGCGACTGCTGCCAGCGCCGGTTCGCTGATTTTAATCTGCTCCTGCTCTGCCAGCCATTTCAACCGGTCGATGATTTCGTTGACGGTCGCCTTGCGGAAGTCAAAGCGCTGGCACCGGGAAAGGATGGTGGTCGGTACTTCATGCGGGGCGGTGGTGGCGAAGATGAATTTCGCATGGGCGGGTGGTTCCTCAAGTGTCTTGAGCAGGGCATTGAACGCCTCCTTGGTCAGCATGTGAACTTCGTCAATGATATACACTTTATAACGAAAGCTGGCCGGGGCATATTTTATATTCTCGCGCAACTCACGGACCTGGTCGATTCCCCGATTGGAAGCACCGTCAATTTCCAGGACATCCATACTCCGCGATTCCGCTATTTCCACGCAGGCGGAGCACTGATTGCAGGGGGTCACAGTCGGTTGACGGTAGGAAAGGCAGTTCAGGCTCTTGGCGAGGATGCGGGCGGTTGTGGTCTTGCCGACACCGCGCGGACCGGCAAACAGATAGGCGTTGGCGAGCCGGTTATTTTCGATTGCCCGGATCAGGGTATTTTTAACATGGTCCTGAATCAGTAATTCGGCAAAGGTCCTGGGCCGGTATTTGAGAGTCAGAACCTGCCGGCTGGACATGATTTATCAGAATCCGGTCGTGCCGGAACCTTCGCGCAGCTGGTGAGAGGGCGGGAAAACCTCGGGCTCCAGCCAGGTGTCCCGGTGACTGACCGCCGGTCCGTTTACCGTTGCTACCTTCCGGTCCTGGCGGGGTTCACGGTGGCGACCATCACCGGACCCGGCTTTCAACGCCCGGGGACATTTCCAGCTGGACTCGCACCAGACCGAACTCATGGTTCCTCTCTGCCCCGCATCGGCGGATTTCGGGTCACAGGGGACCGCCAGCCCCCCGCATAGCACGACCGGAAATAACCCTTTGTCCCCAAACCCGGCAATGGGCATCAGCGCATCATCTGTGCAGGTTCAACGAAGAGTCTCTTGGTGTCAATCGTATCGCTGACAATCCCCAGCCGGAGCAGACGGGCAGCCAGTGTCTGAACCGCTGGCCGGTTGATCTCGACCAGCCGCTGATACTGAGGCAGACGGCAGAAACCGCAGACATTCTGGCAGTAAGGGAAGTAGCGTCCCAGAGTCTGCTTGCCTTCTTCAGGCCGGGC is a window from the candidate division WOR-3 bacterium genome containing:
- the raiA gene encoding ribosome-associated translation inhibitor RaiA translates to MQITITARHLEVTPYLRNYIEKKMSKIARYDHQVLEGEIILFRDRAFEIAEGKFHSGHFIVTARGQGKDLYEAVNDLTDKLTVQLERHLEKIRTRRRRAGREKTGG
- the recR gene encoding recombination mediator RecR; translated protein: MNSVFESLLAALSSLPGIGKKSAQRLAFHLLKNPELARQLSTALNQALEKIHLCPVCFNLTEKEICTICSDPKRDHSLVCVVEEPADVLALEQTGQFHGIYHVLGGALAPLDRIGPENLHIRELLARIENGKISEVILATNPTVEGEASAIYLARQLKPFGIRVTRIARGLPVGSELELADRETLGRALEGRKEL
- the dnaX gene encoding DNA polymerase III subunit gamma/tau, which translates into the protein MSSRQVLTLKYRPRTFAELLIQDHVKNTLIRAIENNRLANAYLFAGPRGVGKTTTARILAKSLNCLSYRQPTVTPCNQCSACVEIAESRSMDVLEIDGASNRGIDQVRELRENIKYAPASFRYKVYIIDEVHMLTKEAFNALLKTLEEPPAHAKFIFATTAPHEVPTTILSRCQRFDFRKATVNEIIDRLKWLAEQEQIKISEPALAAVARRADGAIRDAEGLLDMLATYSPEGIELVHVEELLGLVPADLFYQYADLLSTRDPKAMLDFTEQLFTAGYDLVEFFTGTVNHFRNLLLLKLGGTLAEGFLPEEINRLQQQAEKFDLARIVNIINTLSMSEKQARESLLPKILLEIVSLKLLELGSAGNPAPTSSTSDPPAGKKVKSNRSADLAPPVEKPPPQPESAGDPPPSAPPVGNKPLDQLWTAMLESIAQQRPGLFPILQFAKPLNWDGRKLTIGLYLEHRGNIHLLKSSRALIETTLSTLTGSPAVIETTLIHEQLPPDWVNRKVRELFGDAEEEP
- the hprK gene encoding HPr(Ser) kinase/phosphatase, with the translated sequence MNAEESGLPPPKTITVGTLFREKKEEWRLELLGGASGLESHYIVTSDINRPGLALARFTGVFLSERIQIVGSTELSFLNTLTPAEYTKSVRTLLELNPAAVIVTKGLDLNPIWLSEADRLAVPVLRTPLDTTPFIHLLTSFLDYRLAPETYIHGDLVDVFGVGLLITGESGIGKSECALDLVDRGHRLIADDLVRVLRRGNGILMGYSAAKSPALAHHIEVRGVGIVDVYSLYGVRAIRVQKRIEVEVRLVHWKTGVECERAGIEEQFSEILGVKIPLVTIPVVPGKNLALVHEVIAKNHILKVFGYYPAQRFNDELMRLMTKSPIDPYITEDQE